The following coding sequences are from one Ammospiza nelsoni isolate bAmmNel1 chromosome 5, bAmmNel1.pri, whole genome shotgun sequence window:
- the PSMC2 gene encoding 26S proteasome regulatory subunit 7: MPDYLGADQRKTKEEEKEDKPIRALDEGDIALLKTYGQSTYSRQIKQVEDDIQQLLKKINELTGIKESDTGLAPPALWDLAADKQTLQSEQPLQVARCTKIINADSEDPKYIINVKQFAKFVVDLSDQVAPTDIEEGMRVGVDRNKYQIHIPLPPKIDPTVTMMQVEEKPDVTYSDVGGCKEQIEKLREVVETPLLHPERFVNLGIEPPKGVLLFGPPGTGKTLCARAVANRTDACFIRVIGSELVQKYVGEGARMVRELFEMARTKKACLIFFDEIDAIGGARFDDGAGGDNEVQRTMLELINQLDGFDPRGNIKVLMATNRPDTLDPALMRPGRLDRKIEFSLPDLEGRTHIFKIHARSMSVERDIRFELLARLCPNSTGAEIRSVCTEAGMFAIRARRKIATEKDFLEAVNKVIKSYAKFSATPRYMTYN; this comes from the exons ATGCCGGATTACCTGGGAGCCGACCAGAGGAAAAccaaggaggaggagaaggaggacaAACCCATCCGCG CTCTTGATGAAGGAGATATTGCCTTGCTGAAAACATAT GGCCAGAGCACGTACTCAAGGCAGATCAAGCAAGTAGAAGATGATATTCAACAACTGCTTAAGAAAATCAATGAGCTCACTG GAATCAAGGAATCTGACACTGGcctggctcctcctgccctttgGGATCTGGCTGCAGATAAACAAACTCTGCAAAGTGAGCAACCATTGCAAGTTGCAAG GTGCACAAAGATCATCAATGCAGACTCCGAGGATCCCAAGTACATTATCAATGTCAAGCAATTTGCCAAGTTTGTGGTGGATCTCAGTGACCAGGTGGCACCTACTGACATAGAAGAAGGCATGAGAGTTGG GGTGGACAGAAACAAGTACCAAATCCACATCCCCTTGCCTCCAAAGATTGATCCCACAGTCACCATGATGCAA GTAGAAGAAAAACCTGATGTCACTTACAGTGATGTTGGTGGCTGTAAAGAGCAGATTGAAAAGCTGAGAGAGGTGGTGGAAACCCCTCTGCTTCAT CCTGAGAGATTTGTGAACCTGGGAATTGAGCCTCCCAAAGGAGTGCTTTTGTTTGGGCCACCTGGCACAGGCAAAACGCTCTGTGCCCGTGCTGTGGCTAACAGGACTGATGCCTGCTTCATCAGAGTCATTGGATCTGAGCTGGTGCAGAAATACGTGGGGGAG GGAGCCAGAATGGTTCGTGAACTCTTTGAAATGGCCAGAACTAAGAAAGCTTGCCTTATATTCTTTGATGAGATTGATGCCATTGGAG gtgctCGTTTCGATGACGGCGCCGGCGGGGACAACGAGGTGCAGCGCACCATGCTGGAGCTCATCAACCAGCTGGATGGCTTTGACCCCCGGGGCAACATCAAAGTGCTCATGGCCACAAACAGGCCTGACACTCTGGACCCAGCTCTGATGAGGCCTGGCAGGCTGGACAGGAAGATCGAGTTCAGCCTGCCTGATCTCGAG GGCCGAACTCACATCTTCAAGATCCACGCTCGTTCCATGAGTGTGGAGAGGGACATCAGGTTTGAGCTGCTGGCTCGGCTGTGTCCTAACAGCACAG GCGCTGAGATCCGCAGTGTGTGCACGGAGGCAGGGATGTTCGCTATCCGAGCGCGCCGCAAGATCGCCACCGAGAAGGATTTCCTGGAGGCGGTGAACAAAGTCATCAAATCCTACGCCAAGTTCAGCGCTACCCCCCGCTACATGACCTACAACTGA
- the SLC26A5 gene encoding prestin — translation MEHAQEEEVGLEQSQMYCVQRPIYNQELLQGQLHRRQRTRQTLGQRIAHSCRCTSKKAKSHLYNFLPILKWLPHYPVRRYLFGDIISGISTGVMQLPQGLAYALLAAVPPVFGLYSSFYPVFLYTFFGTSKHISIGTFAVVSMMVGSVAVREVPDEMICPDSNTTNTTDILEFCSARDAKRVQVAVALAFLSGLIQLCLGFLRFGFLAIYLTEPLVRGFTTAAAVHVFTSQLKYLLGIKTSRYSGPLSVVYSMVAVFSNITTTNIATMIVGLTCIVLLLIGKEINFRFQKKLPVPIPMEIIVVIIGTGVSAGMHLHESYKVDVVGNIPQGLRAPAVPDIGLIPAIFVDAVAIAIVGFSMAVSMAKIFALKHGYTINGNQELIALGICNSVGSFFQSIAITCSMSRSLVQESTGGKTQIAGALSAVMVLLVIVAIGYLFEPLPQTVLAAIVMVNLKGMFKQFADVMHFWRTSKIELAIWVAAFVASLLLGLDYGLLSAVTFAMITVIYRTQRPKYRILGQIPNTDIYCDVEEYEEVKEYPGIKIFQANTSLYFANSESYARALIKKTGVDPAALLKARKKAQKRHAREIKAANEQRKKAVLKLTNDVEAGVKHEIASDDLPVNGKFADSSVYDMSPEEHEHFVEPKSDIHSLILDFTPVNFVDSVGAKALKSIIKEHNKVDIYVCIAGCSGPVMNELTRLNFFDKSVTRELLFHSVHDAVLACQMKDGSAAQAGSDL, via the exons ATGGAACATGCTCAAGAAGAAGAAGTGGGACTTGAGCAAAGCCAGATGTATTGTGTGCAAAGACCAATATACAACCAGGAGCTCCTGCAAGGACAGCTGCACAGGCGACAGAGAACCCGTCAGACTTTAGGGCAGAGGATTGCACATTCTTGTCG ATGTACTTCTAAGAAAGCCAAGTCTCATCTTTACAATTTCTTACCAATTTTAAAATGGCTGCCTCATTACCCAGTGAGGAGATACTTATTTGGAGACATTATCTCAGGTATTAGCACTGGGGTCATGCAGCTTCCTCAAG GTTTAGCCTATGCTTTGCTGGCAGCTGTTCCCCCAGTATTTGGCCTATATTCTtcattttatcctgtttttcTGTATACTTTTTTTGGAACCTCCAAGCACATATCAATAG GTACCTTTGCTGTGGTTAGTATGATGGTTGGTAGTGTTGCTGTGAGAGAAGTGCCTGATGAAATGATTTGTCCGGACTCTAATACTACAAATACTACAGATATCCTTGAATTTTGCAGTGCTAGGGATGCCAAGAGGGTGCAGGTAGCTGTGGCTCTCGCCTTTCTTTCAGGACTTATCCAG TTGTGTCTAGGTTTCCTTCGGTTTGGATTTTTGGCCATCTACCTGACGGAGCCTCTGGTGCGAGGGTtcaccactgcagctgcagtcCATGTCTTCACTTCCCAGCTGAAATATCTCCTTGGCATCAAGACTAGCCGCTACAGTGGGCCCCTCTCTGTTGTATAT AGCATGGTTGCCGTGTTTTCAAATATAACAACCACCAATATTGCTACAATGATTGTTGGGTTAACGTGCATTGTTCTGTTGCTGATTGGCAAGGAGATCAATTTCCGCTTTCAGAAGAAGCTCCCAGTTCCTATTCCTATGGAGATCATTGTG GTCATTATTGGCACAGGCGTTTCAGCTGGAATGCATCTGCATGAGTCATACAAAGTGGATGTTGTTGGGAATATTCCTCAAGG GTTACGTGCACCAGCAGTTCCTGACATTGGGCTAATCCCAGCAATATTTGTGGATGCAGTGGCAATTGCAATAGTTGGATTTTCAATGGCTGTATCAATGGCAAAGATCTTTGCCCTTAAACATGGTTACACCATCAATGGGAATCAG GAACTTATTGCCTTGGGAATATGCAACTCTGTGGGGTCATTTTTCCAATCCATTGCAATCACATGCTCAATGTCTCGGAGTCTTGTCCAGGAAAGCACTGGTGGAAAAACTCAG attGCAGGTGCACTCTCTGCAGTTATGGTTCTGTTGGTGATTGTGGCTATTGGATACCTTTTTGAACCACTTCCACAG ACAGTGCTAGCTGCAATTGTCATGGTGAACCTGAAGGGAATGTTTAAACAGTTTGCAGATGTCATGCACTTCTGGAGAACTAGTAAGATCGAGCTG gcCATCTGGGTGGCAGCTTTTGTGGCTTCTCTTTTGCTGGGACTAGACTATGGTTTGCTTAGTGCAGTTACATTTGCAATGATCACCGTTATTTACAGAACACAAAG ACCTAAATACAGAATCCTTGGTCAGATTCCTAACACTGACATCTACTGTGATGTGGAAGAGTATGAAGAG GTTAAAGAATATCCTGgcatcaaaatatttcaagctAATACATCTCTTTATTTTGCTAATAGTGAGTCATATGCAAGGGCACTGATAAAAAAG ACTGGAGTGGACCCTGCTGCCTTattaaaagcaaggaaaaaagcccagaagcGCCATGCCAGGGAGATAAAGGCAGCAAATGAACAGAGAAAGAAAGCTGTGCTGAAGCTG ACGAACGACGTAGAAGCAGGTGTAAAACATGAGATAGCCAGTGATGACTTACCTGTGAATGGAAAATTTGCAGATTCTAGTGTATATGACATGTCTCCTGAGGAGCATGAACATTTTGTGGAGCCCAAATCAGATATTCACTCTTTAATCCTGGATTTCACCCCGGTGAACTTTGTGGATTCAGTTGGAGCAAAAGCACTAAAATCA ATTATAAAAGAACACAACAAAGTTGATATATATGTCTGCATTGCCGGCTGTAGTG gCCCTGTTATGAATGAGCTGACAAGACTGAATTTTTTTGATAAAAGTGTAACAAGAGAGTTGCTGTTTCACAGTGTTCACGATGCTGTCCTTGCCTGCCAAATGAAAGATGGGTCTGCTGCACAGGCTGGCTCTGACCTTTGA